The following is a genomic window from Amycolatopsis australiensis.
CAGCTCGCGGCAGCGCTCGACCATCCGCACCCCGCGCCGCTCGCGGTCGTCGCGGATCAGCGCCAGCCCGGCGGCCAGCGGAGCGTGGCCGGGGTCGACGAAGTAGCCGAGCAGGTGCACCTCCGCGTCGTCGAGGCGGCACGAGATCTCGACCCCCGGCACCAGTTCGACGCCGGTGGCCGCGCGCGACGCCGCTTCGAGGCCCGCCACCGTGTCGTGGTCGGTCAGCGCGACCACCGTCAGCCCCGCCTCGGCGGCCAGCCGCGGCAGCCGCTCCGGCGGTGTGGTGCCGTCCGAGGCCGTGCTGTGGGCGTGCAGGTCGATCGTCATGCGACGGATCGTCGCACGAACTCGCGCGGCCGGACGGCGCCGCCGGCCGCGCGTCGACTTGAATGGGGGCGTGGAGATCCTCACCGACGCCGCCACGCTCGCCCTGTACACCACCGACGCGTCCAACTACCGCCACGTGCCCCGCGGCGTGGTGCTGCCGGAGACCGTCGACGACGTCGTCGCCGCCGTCGCCGAGGCCCGCGCCCGCGACCTGCCGGTGATCGCGCGCGGTGGCGGCACGAGCGTCGCCGGGAACGCGTGCGGGCCCGGGCTGGTCATCGACACCTCCCGCCACCTCGGCGGGGTGCTGTCGCTGGACCCGGCCACGCGGCTCGCCCGGGTGCGGCCCGGCACGGTGCTGGACGACCTGCAGGCGGCCGCAGCGCCGCACGGGCTGCGGTTCGGCCCGGACCCGTCGACGCACAGCCGCTGCACCCTCGGCGGCATGATCGGCAACAACGCGTGCGGCTCGCACTCGGTGGCGTGGGGCCGGACGGTCGACGCCGTCCGGTCGCTGGAAGTGCTGCTCTACGACGGCACGCGGCTGCGGGTCGGGCGGGACGAGCCCACCGAGGGGCCGATCTTCGACGAATTGCGCGCGCTGGTGCGCGACAACCTCGCGTTGCTGCGCAAGGAGCTGTCGACGTGGCCGCGCCGCGTCTCCGGCTACGGCCTCGAGCACCTGCTGCCGGAGAACGGGTTCGACGTCGCCAAGGCGCTCGTCGGCAGCGAAGGCACGTGCGTGACGATCCTCGAAGCGACCGTCTCGCTCGCCCGGCTCCCGGACCGCAAGGTGCTCGCCGTGCTCGGCTTCCCCTCCGACATCGCCGCCGCCGACGCCGTGCCCGCGATCCTGCCGTGGTCGCCGCTGACCGTCGAGGGCGTCGACGCCGAGCTGGTCGCGATGCTGCCCGGCCGCGCGGGCGACCTGCCGCCGGGCGGGGCCTGGCTGTTCGTCGAGCTGGCCGGGGAAGAGCCGGCCGAGCGGGCCCGCGCGCTGGCCGCGTCGCTCGATCTCACCGGCTTCGCGATCCTCGACGATCCGGCCGCGCAGCGCCGCCTGTGGCGGATCCGCGAGGAAGGCGCCGGGCTCGCGACGCGGCTCGCCGACGGCTCGGAGGCGTGGCCCGGCTGGGAGGACGCCGCCGTCCCGCCCGAACGGCTCGGCGCGTACCTGCGGGAGTTCAAGGAGCTGATGCGGGCGCACGGGCGGCGCAGCGTGGTCTACGGCCACTACGGCGAAGGCTGCCTGCACCTGCGGCTGGACTTCGACCTGCTGTCGCCGGACGGGATCGCCGCGTTCCGGCGGTTCCTGGAGGAGGCGGCGGACCTCGTCGCGGCGCACGGCGGATCGCTGTCGGGCGAGCACGGGGACGGCCAGGCGCGGTCCGAGCTGCTGTCCCGGATGTACAGCCCCGGAATGCTGGACGTCTTCGCGCGGTTCAAGGGGATCTTCGACCCGGCCGGGCGGATGAACCCCGGCATCCTCGTCGCGCCGCGGCCGGTCGACGCCGACCTGCGGGTGCGGCGCGCGCCTCTGTCCATAGCGGACGTGACCGTGCTCGGCTACCCGGAGGACCGCGGCAGCTTCGGCCAGGCGATGCGGCGCTGCGTCGGCGTGGGCAAGTGCCGGAACACCAGCGGCGGTGGCGTGATGTGCCCGAGCT
Proteins encoded in this region:
- a CDS encoding FAD-binding and (Fe-S)-binding domain-containing protein yields the protein MEILTDAATLALYTTDASNYRHVPRGVVLPETVDDVVAAVAEARARDLPVIARGGGTSVAGNACGPGLVIDTSRHLGGVLSLDPATRLARVRPGTVLDDLQAAAAPHGLRFGPDPSTHSRCTLGGMIGNNACGSHSVAWGRTVDAVRSLEVLLYDGTRLRVGRDEPTEGPIFDELRALVRDNLALLRKELSTWPRRVSGYGLEHLLPENGFDVAKALVGSEGTCVTILEATVSLARLPDRKVLAVLGFPSDIAAADAVPAILPWSPLTVEGVDAELVAMLPGRAGDLPPGGAWLFVELAGEEPAERARALAASLDLTGFAILDDPAAQRRLWRIREEGAGLATRLADGSEAWPGWEDAAVPPERLGAYLREFKELMRAHGRRSVVYGHYGEGCLHLRLDFDLLSPDGIAAFRRFLEEAADLVAAHGGSLSGEHGDGQARSELLSRMYSPGMLDVFARFKGIFDPAGRMNPGILVAPRPVDADLRVRRAPLSIADVTVLGYPEDRGSFGQAMRRCVGVGKCRNTSGGGVMCPSYRATREEKHSTRGRAHLLAEMINGEVITDGWRSPEVREALDLCLSCKGCLSDCPVDVDMATYKAEFLHQHYRRRLRPASHYSMGWLPLWLRLSARLPELANAAGRSPLVSRVLKRLGGIARERALPSFAPSPFTKSRADLRRRASGERKVLLWPDSFNNYLTPAVLEAAYDVLTAAGYDVVLPDRGVCCGLTWVSTGQLGVARRVLNRTLDVLAPYLDEGYEVAGLEPSCTALFRGDLPALLPGDARAELLKSRTFTFAELLARAPVPFAALDVDAITQVHCHQHAVLGFGADESALAAAGVRNTTLDSGCCGLAGNFGFERGHYDVSRAVAEDRMLPAIRAASPDTVVVSDGFSCRTQIEQESGRRPLHLAELLRRALP